The Aneurinibacillus uraniidurans genome segment AGATCAAGGTCTGTGTATCCTTCCCAAATAAGTGAGCATCTGATTTCGTTACCCTCGTATCTTCCTCCTGCACTTTCAACCCTACGCTTAATTTCACCATCAATCCCACCATGATAATACCAACTAAATGGATTATCCCATTGTAAGATGTTAGGAGCGTCTTGATCGGAAGCAGTAACAAGAGCCATCAGCCTGTTAGGACTGTCAACCATAACCTCGATACTTTCTGCTGTAGATAACACGGTTCTTTGGAATTTCTCCCATGTCATTACTGTGTTCGGCAAGTTAACTTTTGCTTTCTTTTCTTTAGGTGCTATATTGCTAAATACACCAGATTTTTCGCTTTTCTTACTAACACTTTCTTTTGCTTTCCAAAGAAAGTGCGGTATTTCCTCGAATGTTGCGTATCTTCTTTGTAGAGAGTTGGCAATCCCAAGTTTCTTAACAATTCTTTCAGCTTGTTCAATATTACCTTGTGATGGAGCCACTTGCGACCTCATATAATTAGATGGATTCATTTTCTCTGCAAATCTACGAGAAATTAGATCGAAAGATAATCCATTAACAATGTCATCAAGCAATGTTCCAATCATGCTACTCTTTACATGACAGAATCCAGCAGGAGCAGTAGCAACAGCTAACCAAGTTATATGGTCAAGATTACGACCACTCTTAGCATTACTACGTTTGTTGTGTACTTCTTGCACAAATTTAGCAACACCAAGAACTCTGTCAGACCTATAAAGAGATTCTGATTCCAATAATGTTACTGCTTGATTTACAGCCTCTAAAGGATATTCCACTAATCCAGAAACCAAAATCCTAAAGTCCTCTCTCTTTTCTGCCATTTCTTGCCTGGATGTTTTTAGTCTAGAGTGAAAAACTTTTTCTGTTGGAAGTGTTACTGATATGTGATCCCATCCACCAGAAGTAGGTGTACCAAGAACTCTTTCACTTGAAACAAATACCCCTGTAACTCTCGATTTAAGTATGATTTTCTTCATCGCTTTAACCGATTCGGCGAAGAATTTAGGAACATCATTTTCATTCCACAAAACCGAACTTACTTCACCATCTTCAGAAATAGATACAAGTCCACCAAAACGATTCACAAAATGTCTGCAACAGCTACAAGTATAATGTTGTCTTGCTTCATGTGGTAAATTTTCAAGAAATACTTCAAACAATTCCTCTGCATCAGTAGTAAATAGTGGAACATTATCAAAAGTAGAAAAATGACGTATAATCGCCTCACTGAATTGAGGATATTGGTCATTGCTATTATCATACTCAGCATTATTAGATAAAATTTTGTTATCGTTATTCACATTTTCCCACTCCTTTTTTATAGTTTTTATTTTAAAATAACATAAAATGGAACAATTAACTTCCTTTATTTTGTCAAATTGTTAAATTTACTTAGAAGAGACCGTTATTTCAGACAAATTTTTAAACTCTATTTCGTCTTAAAAATCTTTAAGAGCAAATTTCAACAACAAAAAAGCCACTCTTCCTTTAATTCGAATTGAATTAAAGGAAGAGTGGCTTTTATTTCTTATAGTGGGTTTCCGTCCGATCACTATAAGTTTTATTGGTGAGAAAATCCCATAATCCTTGCGTGCCAAGGCGTGATGCTGGTGACAGGATTTGAACCTGCGACCCCTTCATTACGAGTGAAGTGCGCGTCTGCCAATTCCGCCACTTCGGCAAATGGAGCGGGTGAGGGGAATCGAACCCCCGCCTCAGGCTTGGGAAGCCGGCATTCTACCATTGAACTACACCCGCAATATCATACTTACATTTACAACTATACTAATAACCGTGTCAATGTATTAAT includes the following:
- a CDS encoding YfaP family protein gives rise to the protein MNNDNKILSNNAEYDNSNDQYPQFSEAIIRHFSTFDNVPLFTTDAEELFEVFLENLPHEARQHYTCSCCRHFVNRFGGLVSISEDGEVSSVLWNENDVPKFFAESVKAMKKIILKSRVTGVFVSSERVLGTPTSGGWDHISVTLPTEKVFHSRLKTSRQEMAEKREDFRILVSGLVEYPLEAVNQAVTLLESESLYRSDRVLGVAKFVQEVHNKRSNAKSGRNLDHITWLAVATAPAGFCHVKSSMIGTLLDDIVNGLSFDLISRRFAEKMNPSNYMRSQVAPSQGNIEQAERIVKKLGIANSLQRRYATFEEIPHFLWKAKESVSKKSEKSGVFSNIAPKEKKAKVNLPNTVMTWEKFQRTVLSTAESIEVMVDSPNRLMALVTASDQDAPNILQWDNPFSWYYHGGIDGEIKRRVESAGGRYEGNEIRCSLIWEGYTDLDLHCITPTGEHIYYGDKKSRCGGWLDIDMNGGSHRDYSPVENIRWSNGHAPKDEYVFYVHNYCERGNGKTPFKVELEINGQIYSYYGIAGNTGFKETVFTFDYVKGQHPNISSTNYSSDNSWNVQLNNFIKVKGITNSPNLWNEEKVTHSGQHIFFLLDGCKDLSEGKGRGFFNETLKSELHEIRKTLEAYTANTPIEEIENASACGVGYSKDSEWNLTLKITSNNSTRIIKIDRWD